In Candidatus Rokuibacteriota bacterium, one DNA window encodes the following:
- a CDS encoding CoA transferase — MGALRGDAAYWLERLEAAGIPAAPILTYDRVYANPQARACGMVVDTGNGSTPLVGNPVRMSLTPWQLRRRAPALGGDTAAVLERLGFAPAEIVDLRRLGVLDGKESPHAHRHDR; from the coding sequence GTGGGCGCCCTTCGCGGGGACGCCGCGTACTGGCTCGAGCGCCTGGAGGCCGCGGGCATTCCCGCGGCGCCGATTCTCACGTACGACCGGGTCTACGCGAATCCCCAGGCGCGTGCCTGCGGCATGGTCGTCGACACCGGGAACGGATCGACGCCCCTGGTGGGCAACCCGGTCCGGATGTCGCTGACGCCCTGGCAGCTCAGACGACGGGCTCCGGCCCTCGGCGGGGATACGGCCGCCGTGCTCGAACGGCTCGGGTTCGCACCGGCGGAGATCGTCGATCTCCGCCGACTCGGAGTCCTGGACGGGAAGGAGAGCCCCCATGCCCACCGTCACGACCGTTGA